One genomic segment of Desulfomicrobium sp. ZS1 includes these proteins:
- a CDS encoding UDP-N-acetylmuramoyl-L-alanyl-D-glutamate--2,6-diaminopimelate ligase translates to MDQMTLQNVLEMLRSGTGLRTHSGAVMPGDVFVALSGTRVDGARFIEDAVARGATVVVHKEGVTVAPVEGVSTLAVPNPAQTLGVLARAACGTESRLPRIVGVTGTNGKTTTAHLIHFLLSANGLMTGLIGTVHCSWPGVQVPATMTTPDCLSLHGIIGRMVRDGVEDLVMEVSSHALDQERTAGLPMTVGVFSNLTQDHLDYHGDMERYFEAKGRLFLDGPARCARGLVNVDDEYGRRLKMMRPDLLGFGLDSDDAELRCRILSAGIEGMTLGISHDGNTWELRTSLVGRHNAYNLLSAVGTGLLLGLTAAQCACLSQALGAPGRLERVPNTRDLNIFIDYAHTPDALEKVSVALKSMGFKRLITVFGCGGDRDASKRPLMGAAVARHADVAVVTSDNPRTENPESILDQIEPGLDGARLVLREVDRRKAIALAVKSMQPGDALLIAGKGHEDYQVIGTEKRHFSDFEVVRECLA, encoded by the coding sequence ATGGACCAGATGACTCTACAGAACGTGCTTGAAATGCTTCGAAGCGGAACCGGGCTGCGCACCCATTCGGGTGCGGTCATGCCTGGCGACGTTTTCGTTGCGTTATCAGGCACACGGGTGGACGGCGCGCGGTTCATCGAGGATGCGGTGGCTCGTGGCGCGACGGTCGTGGTGCACAAAGAGGGTGTCACTGTCGCCCCGGTGGAGGGCGTCTCCACTCTCGCGGTGCCGAACCCCGCGCAGACCCTTGGCGTGCTGGCCCGCGCGGCCTGCGGGACGGAGTCCCGTCTGCCGAGGATTGTCGGCGTGACCGGCACCAACGGCAAGACCACGACCGCGCATCTGATTCATTTCCTGCTCAGCGCCAATGGATTGATGACGGGCCTCATCGGCACGGTGCACTGTTCCTGGCCCGGAGTGCAGGTTCCGGCGACCATGACCACGCCGGACTGCCTGAGCCTGCACGGGATCATCGGCCGCATGGTCCGTGACGGCGTGGAAGATCTGGTCATGGAAGTCTCCTCCCACGCCCTGGACCAGGAACGTACCGCCGGGTTGCCCATGACCGTGGGCGTGTTCTCCAACCTGACTCAGGACCACCTGGACTACCATGGGGACATGGAGCGGTATTTCGAGGCCAAGGGCCGTTTGTTTCTGGATGGCCCGGCGCGTTGCGCCCGGGGCCTCGTCAATGTCGACGACGAGTATGGGCGGCGTCTGAAAATGATGCGTCCCGATCTGCTGGGATTCGGACTCGATTCCGACGATGCCGAGCTGCGGTGCCGGATCCTTAGCGCCGGGATCGAGGGCATGACCCTTGGCATCAGTCATGACGGAAATACCTGGGAACTGCGCACGAGCCTGGTAGGCCGTCACAACGCCTACAATCTGCTTTCCGCCGTGGGCACCGGACTGCTGCTGGGGCTGACCGCAGCGCAGTGCGCTTGCCTGAGTCAGGCGCTGGGTGCTCCCGGACGCCTGGAGAGGGTGCCCAATACGCGCGATCTGAACATATTTATTGACTATGCCCACACTCCGGACGCGCTGGAGAAAGTTTCCGTGGCGCTCAAAAGCATGGGTTTCAAGCGCCTGATCACGGTGTTCGGTTGCGGCGGCGATCGCGACGCGAGCAAGAGGCCGCTCATGGGCGCGGCTGTGGCCAGGCATGCCGACGTGGCCGTGGTCACATCGGACAACCCTCGCACCGAGAATCCCGAGTCCATCCTCGATCAGATCGAACCGGGCCTGGACGGCGCGCGTCTGGTCCTGCGCGAGGTCGATCGGCGCAAGGCCATCGCGCTGGCCGTAAAGAGCATGCAGCCCGGAGACGCCCTGCTCATCGCCGGCAAGGGCCATGAGGATTATCAGGTCATCGGCACGGAAAAGCGTCATTTTTCGGACTTCGAGGTCGTGCGGGAGTGCCTGGCATGA
- a CDS encoding penicillin-binding transpeptidase domain-containing protein yields the protein MTKTGSKPSKDRSRGKILFAGVLFALALLGLWARAYFVQVVKGPEYAKMANRQYWASETVSGKRGEIFDRNGLLLAKTIATPSVYVRPNEVKDVWEVSHRLGSILGMSPKSLAAMLGPKKRFVWVARKISDAQAEAVKAEMLPGVYLETENSRQYPQGHMAGQLLGFVNIDGRGIEGLENSFNDLLMPSSTKYTVQKDAAGKRLSSLESGDRSSFNGQDLRLTLDSQVQLATEEALERSVIRAKGKSGMALVVEVPTGEILAWGHYPFFNPNAVKKTRGEWKNRMAVDIFEPGSTMKPIMVAAALQEKVCTPTKEYYCENGKWSVKGRRVKDTHKYENLTVSKIIRYSSNIGAAKIGLELGAAKFHSYLQELGFGRRIGLPLPGESAGLLNPVHQWKDVELANISFGQGLGVTMLQMADAYLCIANGGVRQPLRLVHEAGRPVEGKRIFDSDVARMVMAMLEEVVQEDGTGTQARIEGVRVAGKTGTAQKASPTGGYGGGYVASFVAIFPADKPRYLVCMMVDEPKAGHYGGVLVAPEVRNIGVQLLNSSGMLAEPVETMQMAKVSPERFWAPVQRMENISVDQEFMPDLQGATVREALEILVARGIVPVVKGQGVIIDKQKPLPGEKWPADKKCQLWLTGQAG from the coding sequence GTGACGAAAACCGGAAGTAAGCCATCAAAGGACAGAAGCCGCGGCAAGATACTCTTTGCCGGGGTTCTTTTCGCTTTGGCGCTTCTGGGGCTCTGGGCCCGGGCCTACTTCGTGCAAGTGGTCAAGGGACCCGAGTACGCCAAGATGGCCAACCGCCAGTACTGGGCCTCGGAAACCGTTTCCGGAAAGCGCGGCGAGATTTTCGATCGCAACGGACTCCTGCTGGCCAAGACCATCGCGACCCCGTCCGTCTATGTCCGTCCCAACGAGGTCAAGGACGTCTGGGAGGTCTCGCATCGTCTCGGTTCGATTCTGGGCATGAGTCCCAAAAGTCTCGCAGCCATGCTGGGTCCCAAGAAACGTTTCGTGTGGGTGGCCCGCAAGATCAGTGACGCGCAGGCGGAGGCGGTCAAGGCCGAGATGCTTCCCGGGGTCTATTTGGAAACCGAGAATTCCCGTCAGTATCCGCAGGGGCACATGGCCGGGCAGTTGCTCGGCTTCGTGAACATTGACGGGCGCGGCATCGAGGGGCTTGAGAATAGTTTCAACGACCTGCTCATGCCGTCATCCACCAAGTACACCGTGCAGAAGGATGCGGCCGGCAAAAGGCTGTCGTCGCTGGAAAGCGGGGACAGGAGCTCTTTCAACGGTCAGGACTTGCGCCTGACTCTGGACAGTCAAGTGCAGCTGGCCACCGAGGAAGCCCTGGAGCGTAGCGTGATCCGGGCCAAGGGCAAATCCGGGATGGCGCTGGTGGTCGAGGTGCCCACGGGCGAGATCCTGGCCTGGGGGCACTATCCGTTCTTCAATCCCAACGCGGTCAAGAAGACGCGTGGCGAGTGGAAGAACCGCATGGCCGTGGATATTTTCGAGCCGGGCTCGACCATGAAGCCGATCATGGTCGCGGCGGCGTTGCAGGAGAAGGTCTGCACCCCGACGAAAGAGTATTATTGCGAAAACGGAAAGTGGAGCGTCAAAGGCCGTCGCGTCAAGGATACGCACAAGTACGAAAATCTGACCGTCAGCAAGATCATCCGTTATTCGAGCAATATCGGCGCGGCAAAAATCGGTCTTGAGCTCGGCGCGGCCAAGTTCCATAGCTATTTGCAGGAACTCGGCTTCGGACGCAGGATCGGGCTGCCCCTGCCCGGAGAATCGGCGGGGCTGCTCAATCCCGTCCATCAATGGAAAGATGTCGAGTTGGCCAATATTTCTTTTGGGCAGGGTTTGGGCGTGACCATGCTGCAGATGGCCGATGCATATCTGTGCATCGCCAACGGCGGGGTCCGCCAGCCGCTGCGTCTCGTGCACGAGGCCGGAAGACCGGTGGAAGGCAAACGCATCTTTGATTCGGATGTGGCCAGAATGGTCATGGCCATGCTTGAGGAAGTGGTCCAGGAAGACGGCACCGGCACTCAGGCGCGCATCGAAGGGGTGAGGGTCGCAGGCAAGACCGGGACGGCCCAGAAAGCGAGTCCGACCGGTGGTTATGGCGGGGGGTATGTCGCATCGTTTGTGGCCATTTTTCCGGCCGACAAGCCCCGCTATCTGGTCTGCATGATGGTTGATGAGCCCAAGGCCGGACATTATGGCGGCGTGCTGGTTGCCCCCGAAGTCCGCAATATAGGGGTCCAGCTGCTCAACTCTTCGGGCATGCTGGCCGAGCCGGTGGAGACGATGCAGATGGCAAAAGTGTCGCCGGAACGGTTTTGGGCCCCGGTGCAACGCATGGAAAATATCAGCGTGGATCAGGAATTCATGCCGGATCTGCAGGGTGCGACAGTGCGCGAGGCGCTTGAGATCCTTGTGGCGCGCGGGATTGTTCCCGTGGTCAAGGGGCAAGGCGTGATCATCGATAAGCAAAAGCCGCTCCCCGGCGAAAAATGGCCGGCGGACAAGAAATGTCAGCTCTGGCTGACAGGGCAAGCGGGTTAG
- the rsmH gene encoding 16S rRNA (cytosine(1402)-N(4))-methyltransferase RsmH — MDAYSDHIPVMLEEVMHWIAPHPGGFYMDATLGLGGHAARLMELTNGQARLLGLDRDEQALAKAGERLAQYGENVQLAHTSFQHFSRALREAGWDKLDGVIADLGVSSLQLDSPERGFSFLQDGPLDMRMDPGSGGEPASAIVNGASFERLRQLLWDYGEEPMAGRIASAIVKVRETARIESTLELARIVAAAYPAKRRALSRNHPATKTFQALRLEVNQELREVEFFLERIVDYLRPGARICVISFHSLEDRIVKRAFRKESSACLCPREYPVCQCGHTQKLRLPFRKPLIPTEDEMRANSRSRSAKLRVAERVDGETR, encoded by the coding sequence ATGGACGCATATTCCGATCACATTCCGGTCATGCTTGAAGAGGTCATGCATTGGATCGCGCCGCATCCCGGCGGATTCTACATGGACGCGACCCTTGGGCTGGGCGGACATGCTGCCCGGTTGATGGAGCTTACCAATGGGCAGGCCCGGCTTTTGGGGCTGGACCGGGACGAACAGGCCTTGGCCAAGGCCGGGGAGAGGCTGGCGCAGTACGGCGAGAACGTGCAGCTGGCCCATACCTCGTTTCAGCATTTTTCCAGGGCCCTGCGGGAAGCGGGTTGGGACAAGCTTGACGGCGTGATCGCCGATCTGGGCGTGTCTTCCCTGCAGCTGGACAGCCCGGAGCGGGGCTTTTCCTTTTTGCAGGATGGTCCTCTTGACATGCGCATGGACCCTGGGTCAGGCGGTGAACCCGCATCGGCCATCGTCAATGGAGCCTCTTTCGAGCGGCTGCGTCAGTTGCTGTGGGACTACGGCGAAGAGCCCATGGCCGGGCGCATCGCAAGCGCCATCGTCAAGGTTAGGGAAACTGCCCGAATCGAATCCACCCTGGAGCTGGCTCGCATCGTGGCTGCGGCGTATCCGGCCAAGCGGCGCGCATTGTCGCGCAATCATCCCGCGACCAAAACCTTTCAGGCCCTGCGGCTGGAAGTGAATCAGGAGTTGCGGGAAGTTGAATTTTTTCTGGAGCGGATTGTTGATTACTTGCGGCCTGGAGCGCGTATCTGCGTCATTTCCTTCCATTCTTTGGAAGACCGCATTGTGAAGAGGGCTTTTCGCAAGGAAAGTTCCGCTTGCCTGTGTCCACGGGAGTACCCCGTGTGTCAGTGCGGACATACGCAAAAGCTCAGGCTCCCCTTTCGCAAGCCGCTTATTCCCACCGAGGACGAGATGCGGGCCAACAGCCGCAGCCGCAGCGCCAAGCTGCGCGTGGCGGAGCGAGTTGACGGAGAGACGCGGTGA
- the mraZ gene encoding division/cell wall cluster transcriptional repressor MraZ, translating into MFRGHSQRTQDPKGRLMLPPEFRDEVFANSPDGKLVLTNFDDCVAAYPLPEWEIIEQSFSKLNMADRKVRDFHRFFISGAAEVTLDKQGRILIPPHLRNYAGLQKDIVLAGVGRKFEIWDQERFEAGRNALQENVDQVMDDLAEKGFELRF; encoded by the coding sequence ATGTTCAGAGGGCATTCACAACGTACGCAAGATCCCAAGGGACGGCTCATGCTGCCCCCGGAATTTCGCGACGAGGTGTTCGCCAATTCTCCGGACGGCAAGCTTGTGCTGACCAATTTCGATGATTGTGTTGCCGCCTACCCACTGCCAGAATGGGAAATCATTGAACAGAGTTTTTCAAAGTTGAATATGGCCGATCGCAAGGTTCGGGATTTCCATCGCTTTTTTATCTCCGGCGCCGCCGAGGTGACCCTCGACAAGCAGGGGCGGATTCTTATTCCGCCGCATCTGCGCAATTACGCGGGCCTGCAGAAAGACATCGTCCTGGCCGGGGTGGGACGGAAATTCGAGATTTGGGATCAGGAGCGTTTTGAGGCAGGACGTAACGCCCTGCAGGAGAATGTCGACCAGGTCATGGACGATCTGGCCGAAAAAGGATTTGAACTGCGGTTCTGA
- a CDS encoding proton-conducting transporter membrane subunit, with amino-acid sequence MGTSHVSPRWWIISILTASTCAFWAAAKTLSSGSVWEWHSGWTLGGEHVFMRLDAISAFFLLLLAVVGASGAFYSRTYWPQKKHPRSARQSRLWWSAMLASMGMVLTQSNGLHFLFAWESFALSAYFLVTLERDNPKVRAAGRLYLVASHAGTLALFGFFTSLAAQTGSWELGPMTSQTSLAPLFWLALLGFGIKAGIFPLHIWLPSAHANAPSHVSAIMSGVAIKMGIYGLVRFSSWLPLPAGAGWVVAGLGCISAVLGVAFALGQHDLKRLLAYHSVENIGIILIGLGFAMIALDQGRPEWGLLALSGGLLHVWNHGLFKALLFLGAGAVLHSTGTREMSRLGGLWKTMPWTAALFTLGAMAISGLPPLNGFVSEWLIFSGLFDAGRLRTAASLGAVPAAILLGVTGALALACFVKVCGVVFLGAPRSEDAANAHECSTGMRAAMGVLALGCLIIGLAPAFFWPTLLRVAGVWAQTAPDSGIANHLAPLGTAHAILALAILATAAAAIALLRGRQTRRQTWDCGYRAPTARMQYTAGSFAGIITAWFGWILRPSVHASLPEDIFPARSSLESHTPETVLEQVVTPAANSFLRLADFARTFQHGRVQSYLLYLCAALVMLSIAAIL; translated from the coding sequence TTGGGCACAAGCCACGTATCTCCCCGCTGGTGGATCATTTCCATTCTGACAGCATCGACGTGCGCGTTTTGGGCTGCCGCCAAAACCCTGTCCAGCGGTTCCGTCTGGGAATGGCACAGCGGCTGGACCCTTGGCGGCGAGCACGTATTTATGCGTCTGGATGCGATCAGCGCCTTTTTTCTGCTGCTCCTGGCCGTCGTTGGAGCCTCGGGAGCTTTTTACAGCCGGACATATTGGCCGCAAAAAAAACACCCCCGCTCCGCAAGGCAAAGCCGACTGTGGTGGAGCGCCATGCTGGCCAGCATGGGAATGGTGCTGACCCAGTCCAACGGGCTGCACTTTCTTTTTGCCTGGGAATCCTTTGCCTTAAGCGCCTATTTCCTGGTCACCCTGGAACGCGACAACCCCAAAGTCCGGGCTGCGGGCCGACTCTACCTCGTCGCATCCCATGCCGGAACACTGGCGCTTTTCGGTTTTTTCACGTCACTAGCCGCGCAAACGGGCAGCTGGGAACTTGGTCCCATGACATCGCAAACCTCCCTGGCCCCGCTCTTCTGGCTCGCCCTGCTGGGCTTCGGCATCAAGGCAGGCATCTTTCCGCTGCACATCTGGCTGCCCTCGGCACACGCAAACGCCCCCAGCCATGTTTCGGCCATCATGTCCGGCGTGGCCATCAAAATGGGAATTTACGGGCTGGTTCGCTTCAGCTCCTGGCTTCCCCTACCCGCAGGCGCGGGCTGGGTCGTGGCGGGCCTCGGCTGCATCAGCGCCGTGCTGGGAGTCGCCTTCGCCCTGGGACAGCATGACTTGAAGCGTCTGCTGGCCTATCACAGCGTGGAAAACATCGGCATCATCCTCATCGGGCTGGGCTTCGCCATGATCGCCCTGGACCAGGGCCGCCCGGAGTGGGGCCTACTGGCCCTGAGCGGCGGACTGCTGCATGTCTGGAATCACGGGCTCTTCAAGGCGTTGCTTTTCCTGGGCGCGGGAGCCGTGCTGCACTCCACCGGTACACGGGAAATGAGCCGCCTGGGAGGACTCTGGAAGACCATGCCCTGGACGGCCGCGCTCTTCACCCTCGGAGCCATGGCCATCAGCGGCCTGCCTCCGCTGAACGGATTCGTCAGCGAATGGCTGATCTTTTCCGGGCTGTTCGACGCCGGCAGGCTGAGGACCGCCGCATCCCTGGGCGCGGTACCCGCCGCCATCCTGCTGGGCGTGACCGGAGCTCTGGCCCTGGCCTGTTTCGTCAAGGTCTGCGGAGTGGTCTTTTTGGGTGCCCCCCGTTCAGAGGATGCGGCAAACGCTCACGAATGCAGCACAGGCATGCGCGCGGCCATGGGCGTACTGGCCTTGGGGTGCCTGATCATCGGCCTGGCTCCCGCGTTTTTCTGGCCTACGCTACTGCGGGTTGCGGGCGTCTGGGCGCAGACGGCCCCGGACAGCGGCATTGCCAACCATCTCGCCCCCCTGGGAACAGCCCATGCGATCCTGGCCCTGGCGATCCTGGCCACGGCAGCGGCCGCCATCGCCCTGCTGCGCGGCCGGCAAACACGCCGCCAGACCTGGGATTGCGGCTACCGCGCACCGACTGCGCGCATGCAATACACCGCCGGTTCTTTTGCAGGCATCATCACCGCATGGTTCGGCTGGATTCTCCGGCCCTCCGTGCATGCCAGCCTGCCCGAAGACATCTTTCCGGCCAGGTCCAGCCTGGAAAGCCACACGCCCGAGACGGTTCTGGAACAGGTGGTGACCCCGGCCGCCAATTCCTTCCTCCGTCTTGCGGACTTTGCGCGAACGTTCCAGCACGGACGCGTCCAATCATATCTCTTGTATCTGTGCGCGGCCCTCGTCATGTTATCCATCGCCGCCATCCTTTGA
- a CDS encoding PTS sugar transporter subunit IIA, with protein MYINLIQIAESFGVSEHVIMEWVRKEGMPHVHDRDRILFERSQVMDWAASHGLGGQGGFLSEPAPSLANSRELVTLLRRGGIWHDVNTADLDSVFERIVRNLPGLPAAVSNMLAQRILAPGGITAAPVGAGFALPHPAMRVALGEACALVALIELNSAWSAVQPPDGIPVTRLLFFISPTPRLHVNMLGLLARSIASGMLNQALDNGADDETLLRIFAECAGKDVPRADGAPL; from the coding sequence ATGTACATTAATCTTATTCAAATAGCCGAATCCTTTGGAGTTTCCGAGCACGTCATCATGGAATGGGTGCGCAAGGAAGGCATGCCCCATGTCCATGACCGTGACCGCATCCTCTTCGAGCGCTCCCAAGTCATGGACTGGGCGGCCAGCCACGGGCTCGGCGGTCAGGGCGGATTCCTCTCGGAACCTGCGCCCTCGCTGGCCAATTCCCGGGAACTGGTCACGCTTCTGCGTCGGGGAGGAATCTGGCACGACGTGAACACGGCCGACCTTGACAGTGTGTTCGAACGCATCGTGCGCAATCTGCCCGGCCTGCCCGCGGCCGTATCGAACATGCTCGCGCAGCGCATCCTGGCCCCCGGCGGCATTACCGCAGCCCCCGTGGGCGCCGGGTTCGCCCTTCCCCATCCGGCCATGCGGGTCGCCTTGGGCGAGGCGTGCGCGCTGGTAGCGCTCATCGAACTGAACTCGGCCTGGAGCGCGGTCCAGCCCCCCGATGGCATCCCCGTCACCCGTCTGCTCTTTTTCATTTCGCCGACTCCCCGCCTGCATGTGAACATGCTCGGACTTTTGGCGCGCAGCATCGCTTCCGGCATGCTGAATCAGGCGCTGGACAACGGCGCGGACGACGAAACGCTGCTGCGGATCTTTGCCGAATGTGCAGGCAAGGACGTTCCGCGAGCAGATGGAGCGCCTCTATGA